In one window of Polaromonas naphthalenivorans CJ2 DNA:
- a CDS encoding 3-hydroxybutyrate dehydrogenase — protein sequence MLKGKTALVTGSTSGIGLGIAKALAEQGANIVLNGFGDVDGPKAEITALGVKVAYHGADMSKPGEIEEMMRFAAAEFGQVDILVNNAGIQHVARIENFPAEKWDAIIAINLSSAFHATRLALPAMQAADNGKGWGRIINLASVHGLVGSAEKSAYVAAKHGIVGLTKVTALENATSGVTCNAICPGWVLTPLVQKQVDARAAEGGISNEAAKQQLLGEKEPSMQFTTPEELGALAVFFCSPAGANIRGVAWNMDGGWTAQ from the coding sequence ATGCTCAAAGGTAAAACAGCTCTTGTCACAGGCTCGACCAGCGGAATCGGCCTGGGCATTGCCAAGGCCCTGGCCGAACAGGGCGCCAACATCGTCTTGAACGGATTTGGCGATGTGGACGGCCCCAAGGCCGAGATTACAGCGCTGGGCGTGAAAGTCGCTTACCACGGCGCCGACATGAGCAAGCCAGGTGAGATCGAGGAGATGATGCGTTTTGCCGCCGCCGAGTTTGGCCAGGTCGATATCCTGGTCAACAACGCCGGCATCCAGCACGTTGCCCGGATTGAAAACTTTCCGGCTGAAAAGTGGGATGCGATCATCGCCATCAATCTGAGCAGCGCCTTTCACGCAACCCGCCTGGCGCTGCCCGCCATGCAGGCCGCTGACAACGGCAAGGGCTGGGGCCGCATCATCAACCTGGCGTCGGTGCATGGCCTGGTGGGTTCGGCCGAAAAATCAGCCTATGTCGCGGCCAAGCACGGCATTGTCGGCCTGACCAAGGTGACGGCCCTTGAAAACGCCACCAGCGGCGTGACGTGCAACGCCATCTGCCCGGGCTGGGTGCTGACGCCGCTGGTGCAAAAACAGGTCGATGCCCGGGCTGCGGAAGGCGGCATCAGCAACGAAGCGGCCAAGCAGCAACTGCTGGGTGAAAAAGAACCGTCGATGCAGTTCACCACGCCTGAAGAACTGGGCGCGCTGGCGGTGTTTTTCTGCTCGCCGGCCGGCGCCAATATCCGGGGCGTGGCGTGGAACATGGATGGCGGCTGGACCGCGCAATAA
- a CDS encoding alpha/beta fold hydrolase, whose amino-acid sequence MTEPSLNYVTCADAAEGHRMAYWQWGQPDSPHVVLCVHGLTRQGRDFDVLAQALCERAGASSSGGIRVVCPDVAGRGESDWLKDPMGYQVPAYAADMLSLLAHLQARSPISTLDWVGTSMGGLIGMVVCGQPGLPLPVPVRKLVLNDVGPTLQWQAIQRIGAYLGQSGHFNSVQEAADAMWKISESFGPHTPEQWLALSLPMIKPVSPDAGSPLRLHYDPAIAGPFRLTTEEGAQQGEATLWQLYDGIQAETLVLRGAQSDLLSPQTAHAMTQRGPRARVVEFEGVGHAPTLVAKDQVAAVADFLL is encoded by the coding sequence ATGACTGAACCCAGCCTGAACTACGTCACCTGTGCCGATGCAGCCGAGGGCCATCGCATGGCCTATTGGCAATGGGGCCAGCCCGACAGCCCGCATGTCGTGCTGTGCGTGCATGGGCTGACCCGCCAGGGACGCGACTTTGACGTGCTGGCGCAGGCTTTGTGCGAGCGGGCCGGGGCATCGTCTTCGGGCGGCATCCGCGTGGTTTGCCCCGACGTGGCGGGCCGGGGCGAAAGCGACTGGCTCAAGGATCCGATGGGCTACCAGGTGCCGGCCTATGCGGCTGACATGCTTTCGCTGCTGGCGCACCTGCAGGCCCGCTCGCCCATCAGCACGCTGGACTGGGTGGGCACCAGCATGGGTGGACTGATCGGCATGGTGGTTTGCGGCCAGCCGGGCTTGCCGCTTCCGGTGCCGGTCCGCAAACTGGTGCTGAACGATGTCGGTCCCACGCTGCAGTGGCAGGCCATTCAACGGATTGGTGCTTACCTGGGGCAGTCCGGCCATTTCAATAGCGTGCAGGAGGCGGCCGATGCGATGTGGAAGATTTCCGAGAGCTTTGGCCCGCACACGCCCGAGCAATGGCTGGCGCTGTCGCTGCCCATGATCAAGCCGGTGTCGCCGGACGCAGGCAGCCCGCTGCGCCTGCATTACGACCCGGCCATTGCCGGCCCGTTCAGGTTGACCACCGAAGAAGGCGCGCAGCAGGGCGAGGCCACGCTCTGGCAGCTTTACGATGGCATCCAGGCCGAAACGCTGGTGCTGCGCGGCGCGCAGTCCGATTTGCTGAGCCCGCAGACCGCCCATGCCATGACGCAACGCGGCCCGCGCGCCAGAGTGGTTGAGTTTGAAGGCGTTGGCCATGCGCCGACGCTGGTTGCGAAAGACCAGGTTGCCGCGGTGGCCGATTTCCTGCTTTGA
- a CDS encoding RelA/SpoT family protein produces the protein MKHKVAATHAPAISPDSLSSIVAATADSLHGQPHVLVRARAFAEPLIASEVMDTGENILAHADAVVGILKTIGGSEAVQAATYLVHSCQHLNKPQDVIAKAFGPSYAALAVETTKLIYLQRQTRAVDAKSQLHDDPAAQTENVRRMLLAFSRDLRVVMLRLASRLQTLRYYAASRQAAPRALAHESLHVFAPLANRLGIWQIKWEMEDLAFRFLEPDTYKQIARLLDEKRAEREVFMEALRAQLERDLNQNGIAALVQGRPKHIYSIVKKMRGKSLGFDQVFDIRALRVIAADVKGCYAALGFVHSCFSPVNGEFDDYIAKPKPNGYQSLHTVVRDEGGRAMEIQIRTQAMHDHAENGVAAHWAYKEAGTKGYAGVSASSEYDAKIAVLRQLLAWERELSGPAAQRARDANQGLFEDRIYVLTPDAAIVELPQGATTVDFAYSVHTSLGHRCRGARIDGVMVPLNTPLQNGQTVEVITTKEGGPSRDWLNPELGFLSSNRAKSKVRAWFNALAMEQTVAKGREAVEKLLQREGKTAMKLQDLAFLLGFKTADELFEVVGKDEFSLRTIENMLRPPEPAPSPDDYVLAKKTRQSEKSSAAGKGGKGSVLVVGMDSLLTQLAKCCKPAPPDVILGFVTKGKGVSIHRSDCSNFRNMATGSPDRVIEVEWGSAKAPDGAVYPVDVAVEAADRQGLLRDISEVFAKEKMNVIGVQTQSVKDNRGGTAWMTFTVEVAQSGRLNRVLGIVADVPGVRSARRR, from the coding sequence ATGAAACATAAAGTGGCGGCAACGCACGCCCCCGCAATTTCCCCGGACTCGCTCAGTTCCATCGTCGCGGCCACGGCCGACAGCCTGCACGGGCAGCCGCATGTCCTGGTGCGTGCCCGCGCTTTCGCCGAGCCGCTGATTGCCAGCGAAGTGATGGACACCGGCGAAAACATCCTGGCGCATGCCGATGCGGTGGTCGGTATTCTTAAAACCATTGGCGGCTCCGAAGCGGTGCAGGCGGCCACTTACCTGGTGCATTCCTGCCAGCACCTCAACAAGCCGCAGGATGTCATCGCCAAGGCTTTCGGCCCCAGCTATGCCGCTTTGGCGGTGGAAACCACCAAGCTGATCTATCTGCAGCGACAGACGCGCGCCGTCGATGCCAAGTCGCAGCTGCACGATGACCCTGCCGCCCAGACGGAGAACGTGCGCAGGATGCTGCTGGCGTTCTCGCGCGACTTGCGGGTGGTCATGCTGCGCCTGGCTTCGCGCCTGCAGACCTTGCGCTATTACGCGGCCAGCCGACAGGCTGCGCCCAGGGCCTTGGCGCATGAGTCGCTGCATGTGTTTGCGCCACTGGCCAACCGCCTGGGCATCTGGCAGATCAAGTGGGAGATGGAAGACCTGGCGTTTCGTTTTCTGGAGCCTGACACCTACAAGCAGATCGCCCGGCTGCTCGATGAAAAACGTGCCGAGCGCGAGGTCTTCATGGAGGCCCTGCGCGCGCAGCTTGAACGCGATTTGAACCAGAACGGCATTGCCGCGCTGGTGCAGGGCCGGCCCAAGCACATCTACAGCATTGTCAAGAAAATGCGCGGCAAGTCGCTGGGCTTTGACCAGGTGTTCGACATCCGGGCGCTGCGCGTGATTGCCGCCGATGTGAAGGGCTGCTATGCCGCGCTGGGGTTTGTGCATTCGTGCTTTTCACCCGTCAACGGCGAGTTTGACGACTACATCGCCAAGCCCAAGCCCAACGGCTACCAGTCGCTGCACACGGTCGTTCGTGATGAGGGCGGGCGGGCCATGGAAATCCAGATACGCACCCAGGCCATGCACGACCATGCCGAAAACGGCGTGGCGGCGCACTGGGCTTACAAGGAAGCCGGAACCAAAGGCTACGCCGGCGTTTCGGCCAGCAGCGAATACGACGCCAAGATTGCGGTGCTGCGGCAACTGCTGGCCTGGGAGCGGGAACTTTCGGGTCCGGCTGCGCAGCGTGCGCGGGATGCCAATCAGGGCCTGTTCGAGGACCGCATCTATGTGCTGACGCCGGACGCAGCCATCGTCGAATTGCCCCAGGGCGCCACGACGGTTGACTTTGCCTACAGCGTGCATACCAGCTTGGGCCATCGCTGCCGCGGCGCGCGCATTGACGGCGTCATGGTGCCGCTCAATACACCGCTGCAAAACGGCCAGACGGTTGAAGTCATCACGACCAAGGAAGGCGGGCCTTCGCGTGACTGGCTCAACCCGGAGTTGGGTTTCCTGTCGAGCAACCGGGCGAAATCGAAGGTGCGCGCCTGGTTCAATGCGCTGGCCATGGAGCAGACCGTGGCCAAGGGCCGGGAGGCGGTTGAAAAACTGCTCCAGCGCGAAGGCAAAACGGCCATGAAGCTGCAGGATCTGGCGTTTCTGCTGGGCTTCAAGACGGCGGATGAACTTTTTGAGGTCGTGGGCAAAGACGAGTTTTCCTTGCGCACCATTGAAAACATGCTCAGGCCCCCCGAACCTGCGCCGTCGCCAGACGACTATGTGCTGGCCAAAAAAACACGGCAGTCCGAAAAATCCAGCGCTGCTGGAAAAGGCGGCAAGGGCAGCGTGCTGGTGGTGGGAATGGACTCCCTGCTGACCCAATTGGCCAAATGCTGCAAACCCGCGCCCCCGGATGTCATTCTTGGTTTTGTCACCAAGGGCAAGGGCGTGAGCATTCATCGAAGCGACTGCAGCAATTTCCGCAACATGGCCACCGGCAGCCCTGACCGTGTCATCGAGGTGGAATGGGGGTCTGCAAAAGCCCCGGACGGCGCGGTTTATCCGGTGGATGTGGCCGTGGAAGCAGCTGATCGGCAAGGTTTGCTGCGCGATATTTCAGAAGTGTTTGCCAAGGAAAAAATGAATGTGATCGGTGTGCAAACGCAGTCGGTCAAGGACAACCGTGGCGGGACAGCCTGGATGACCTTCACGGTCGAGGTGGCCCAATCGGGACGGCTCAACCGGGTGCTGGGCATCGTGGCCGATGTGCCGGGCGTGCGTTCAGCCCGAAGACGCTGA